A window from Gottschalkiaceae bacterium SANA encodes these proteins:
- a CDS encoding site-specific integrase, producing MPAYKNKKRGTWYAAFYYKDWTGKKLKKKKEGFKTRREAQTYERKFLETAHANPNMTFEALVKIYMEDCKTRLKPTTYANKEYVINLKVLPYFKNMRINEIEPATIRKWQNKLLNHENNYSMTYLKTTNNQLSAIFNFAMKYYKLPTNPARISGSMGKKNSGRIAFWTKYEFDQFMTSVEDSPIYKTIFTLLFWTGMRIGETLALTLDDFDFREQTVSVTKNYARHEGQDLILEPKTPKSKRTITIPRAVSNIVQEYLTVLYDYQPHDRLFPITRTTMNGVMKRKCKEMNLKRIRIHDLRHSHASLLIEMGFSPLLISERLGHENIETTLQTYSHLYPDKHGEVAAKLQELIEET from the coding sequence ATGCCTGCATACAAAAACAAGAAACGAGGTACCTGGTACGCTGCCTTTTACTACAAGGACTGGACCGGAAAGAAACTAAAGAAGAAAAAAGAAGGATTCAAAACCAGACGTGAAGCACAAACGTATGAAAGAAAATTTTTAGAGACCGCTCACGCGAATCCGAACATGACCTTTGAAGCTCTGGTGAAGATCTACATGGAAGATTGCAAAACTCGACTGAAGCCGACAACCTATGCAAACAAGGAGTATGTAATCAACCTAAAGGTACTACCATACTTCAAGAATATGCGGATCAATGAGATTGAACCTGCAACTATTCGAAAATGGCAAAACAAATTGCTCAATCATGAGAACAACTACAGCATGACATATCTGAAGACAACGAACAATCAGCTTTCGGCTATCTTCAACTTTGCTATGAAGTACTACAAGCTGCCTACGAACCCCGCACGGATCAGCGGCAGCATGGGTAAAAAGAATTCCGGAAGAATCGCCTTTTGGACGAAATATGAATTTGATCAGTTCATGACATCGGTTGAGGATTCACCCATCTACAAAACCATATTCACACTTCTATTCTGGACCGGCATGCGCATTGGTGAAACACTTGCCCTCACCCTGGATGATTTCGACTTTCGAGAACAAACCGTTTCAGTAACCAAGAACTACGCTAGGCATGAAGGACAAGACTTGATCCTGGAACCCAAGACCCCGAAGAGCAAACGAACTATCACCATCCCTCGAGCGGTTAGCAATATCGTTCAAGAGTATTTAACTGTGCTTTATGACTACCAGCCGCACGATCGGCTCTTTCCGATTACCAGGACAACTATGAACGGTGTCATGAAACGCAAATGCAAAGAGATGAATTTGAAGCGGATCCGCATTCATGACCTGCGACACTCCCATGCCTCCTTGCTAATTGAGATGGGTTTCTCCCCTTTGCTGATCAGTGAAAGGCTTGGTCATGAGAACATCGAAACCACCCTTCAGACCTATTCTCATCTGTACCCAGATAAGCACGGCGAGGTCGCTGCGAAGCTGCAAGAATTGATAGAGGAGACATAA